A region of Flavobacterium album DNA encodes the following proteins:
- the galE gene encoding UDP-glucose 4-epimerase GalE, whose translation MKKILVTGGLGFIGSHTVVELQNEGFDVVVIDDLSNAEAGVVDGIAAITGKKPEFEKIDLRDKAAVQQFFKKYPDVSGVIHFAASKAVGESVENPLLYYENNIGSLVYLLQELNKKPEAQFIFSSSCTVYGQAEKMPISEDTPVQPAMSPYGNTKQVGEEIIQDVAKATSINAILLRYFNPVGAHESANIGELPLGVPQNLVPFITQTAIGMREQLSVFGDDYNTPDGTCIRDYIHVVDLAKAHVTALQRLINKANAEKVEVFNLGTGKGSSVLEVIHAFEKATGQKLNYKIVPKRPGDVTEAYADTTKANNVLGWKAELSLEDALASAWKWEQKVRGKE comes from the coding sequence TTGAAAAAAATACTGGTAACCGGCGGCCTTGGGTTTATAGGATCGCATACGGTAGTAGAACTGCAGAATGAAGGCTTTGACGTAGTAGTAATAGACGACCTTTCCAACGCTGAAGCTGGTGTTGTAGATGGTATTGCTGCTATTACAGGAAAAAAACCGGAGTTTGAAAAGATCGACCTTCGCGACAAAGCAGCAGTACAGCAATTTTTCAAAAAATATCCCGATGTATCGGGCGTTATACACTTTGCTGCCTCGAAGGCGGTTGGCGAAAGTGTAGAAAACCCGCTATTATACTATGAGAACAATATAGGCTCACTGGTATACCTGCTGCAGGAACTAAATAAAAAGCCCGAAGCGCAATTTATCTTCAGTTCGTCGTGCACTGTATACGGCCAGGCCGAAAAGATGCCCATCTCAGAAGATACACCGGTACAGCCTGCAATGTCGCCGTATGGCAATACCAAGCAGGTAGGTGAGGAGATTATACAGGACGTAGCCAAAGCGACTAGTATCAATGCCATTTTATTGCGGTATTTCAACCCGGTCGGCGCGCATGAATCGGCGAACATAGGGGAGCTGCCACTTGGGGTTCCACAAAACCTGGTGCCATTCATTACACAGACCGCGATCGGGATGAGGGAGCAGCTATCCGTGTTCGGGGATGACTACAACACGCCAGACGGTACCTGCATCCGCGATTACATCCATGTGGTAGACTTAGCAAAAGCCCACGTTACTGCCCTACAGCGCCTTATCAATAAGGCCAATGCCGAGAAGGTGGAGGTGTTTAATTTGGGTACCGGAAAAGGCAGCAGTGTGCTCGAAGTGATACATGCCTTTGAAAAAGCCACAGGCCAAAAACTCAATTATAAGATAGTGCCCAAAAGGCCGGGCGATGTTACCGAAGCGTACGCAGACACTACTAAAGCCAACAATGTACTAGGCTGGAAAGCAGAGCTTTCATTAGAAGATGCCCTGGCTTCTGCCTGGAAATGGGAACAGAAAGTGAGGGGGAAAGAATAG
- the fabD gene encoding ACP S-malonyltransferase codes for MKAYVFPGQGAQFTGMGKDLYESSAEAKELFEKANEILGFRITDIMFEGTADQLKETKVTQPAVFLHSVIKAKTLGADFQPEMVAGHSLGEFSALVAAGALTFEDGLKLVSQRALAMQKACEITPSTMAAVLGLEDKVVEDVCASIDGVVVPANYNCPGQLVISGETSAVEKACEAMKAAGAKRALILPVGGAFHSPMMEPAREELAAAIEKTTFSKPVCPVYQNVTATAVTDPEDIKANLIIQLTAPVRWTQSVQNMIADGATLFTEVGPGNVLQGLVKKIDKEAETAGA; via the coding sequence ATGAAAGCATATGTATTTCCGGGCCAGGGCGCCCAGTTTACCGGGATGGGCAAAGACCTGTATGAAAGCTCGGCAGAAGCAAAGGAACTTTTTGAGAAAGCCAACGAAATACTGGGCTTCCGCATCACGGATATTATGTTTGAAGGCACGGCCGACCAACTGAAAGAGACCAAGGTAACGCAACCTGCGGTATTCCTCCATTCGGTAATAAAGGCCAAAACGCTTGGCGCGGATTTCCAGCCGGAGATGGTAGCCGGGCACTCGCTTGGCGAATTTTCTGCACTTGTGGCTGCCGGTGCGCTGACCTTTGAAGACGGCCTGAAGCTGGTTTCGCAAAGGGCGCTTGCCATGCAGAAAGCGTGTGAGATCACCCCATCTACTATGGCAGCGGTACTAGGCCTTGAAGATAAAGTTGTGGAAGACGTTTGCGCCTCTATTGACGGCGTAGTAGTGCCTGCCAATTATAACTGTCCGGGACAGCTTGTTATCTCGGGTGAGACCTCAGCAGTAGAAAAGGCATGTGAGGCCATGAAGGCTGCGGGTGCCAAAAGGGCATTGATCCTGCCGGTAGGCGGCGCGTTTCACTCACCGATGATGGAGCCTGCGCGCGAAGAGCTTGCTGCAGCCATTGAGAAAACTACATTCTCTAAACCGGTTTGCCCTGTGTACCAAAACGTGACGGCAACCGCAGTGACCGATCCTGAAGACATAAAAGCCAACCTCATCATACAGCTTACTGCACCGGTACGTTGGACACAGAGCGTACAGAACATGATCGCTGACGGCGCTACTTTATTTACCGAAGTGGGCCCGGGCAATGTGCTGCAGGGATTGGTGAAAAAGATAGATAAGGAAGCTGAAACCGCAGGAGCGTAA
- a CDS encoding SMI1/KNR4 family protein, protein MDISYERSFEKLGGIPDAKIDVDSFKDYLKRHSIDLPKDIFDLLADHSGEYFKNDIEITNVELVPTASSGKIGLGSIVNANDIKDIIQIIGYLPDDVFPVMEGSAGDHIVVGIGRSNYGKMYYWYHEANYGEEMTLIFNSFKDFVDNLQQVEDDNDDPREVVGFWLDL, encoded by the coding sequence ATGGATATATCTTATGAAAGGTCTTTTGAAAAGTTAGGCGGTATCCCCGATGCAAAAATTGATGTTGATAGCTTCAAAGACTATTTGAAACGACATTCTATTGACCTGCCGAAGGATATTTTCGATCTTTTGGCAGATCATAGTGGGGAATATTTTAAGAATGATATAGAAATTACAAATGTTGAGCTGGTTCCGACAGCATCTTCGGGCAAGATCGGTTTGGGGTCAATAGTAAATGCCAATGATATAAAAGATATCATTCAAATAATAGGATATCTGCCGGATGATGTGTTTCCGGTAATGGAGGGCAGTGCTGGCGATCACATAGTCGTTGGTATTGGTAGATCAAATTATGGGAAAATGTATTATTGGTATCATGAGGCTAATTATGGTGAAGAGATGACCCTTATTTTTAATTCTTTTAAAGATTTTGTAGATAACCTGCAACAGGTTGAAGATGATAACGATGACCCAAGGGAAGTTGTAGGCTTTTGGCTTGATCTGTGA
- a CDS encoding YiiX/YebB-like N1pC/P60 family cysteine hydrolase, which produces MMAAVIMKKRYRIKRIFLSLVVLFCFMLMSYKAFFYFDHRSEQKEIIKNQDVTRLSKAEMAQLEEGDFILRRGFGFFSDYISKNLNDTINHNTIDVTHAGIIVRRNGALHVIHSLSSDVTNIDGLQIQPLAEFLNYSAPGKIIVTHVKTTDAAMGHKVAQLAEGYLAKHIPFDHKGTIDDDSELFCTELIWKILEKDLHCVTLPSDPKVRKDFFYSMMPMYDTAYFDIKINQYISK; this is translated from the coding sequence ATGATGGCTGCTGTTATCATGAAAAAGCGCTACCGCATTAAAAGAATATTTTTAAGCCTGGTAGTGCTTTTTTGTTTTATGCTGATGAGCTATAAAGCCTTTTTTTATTTTGACCACCGGTCGGAACAAAAAGAGATCATCAAAAACCAGGATGTTACACGGCTAAGCAAAGCCGAAATGGCACAGCTGGAAGAAGGGGACTTCATTCTCCGGAGGGGCTTTGGGTTTTTTAGCGACTATATTTCAAAAAACCTGAATGACACGATCAACCACAATACTATTGATGTGACCCATGCCGGCATTATCGTCCGCCGCAATGGGGCACTGCATGTCATTCACTCCTTATCTTCTGATGTTACCAATATCGACGGCCTGCAAATACAGCCATTGGCAGAATTCTTAAACTACTCCGCGCCCGGAAAAATTATTGTTACGCATGTAAAAACCACTGATGCGGCAATGGGCCACAAGGTAGCGCAGCTTGCGGAAGGCTACCTTGCAAAGCACATCCCTTTCGACCATAAAGGTACCATTGACGATGACAGTGAGCTTTTTTGTACCGAACTGATATGGAAAATACTGGAGAAAGACCTTCACTGCGTTACACTACCCTCCGACCCTAAAGTCCGCAAAGATTTTTTCTATTCGATGATGCCAATGTATGATACGGCTTATTTTGATATTAAGATAAATCAGTATATAAGTAAATAA
- a CDS encoding DUF4878 domain-containing protein, giving the protein MRKLFAMLAIMSITLFVSCGKESGPEGVAKSFIESTTKGDFDEAKKYCDETTGQMIGMAGGMMTPEQKAEAKKKDVKVEIISSDVKEDKAVVKYKVIAEGEDSAEKTMDLKKVDGDWKVTMNKEGKK; this is encoded by the coding sequence ATGAGAAAATTATTTGCAATGCTGGCGATCATGTCGATCACACTATTTGTATCATGCGGAAAAGAAAGCGGACCTGAAGGTGTAGCGAAGAGTTTTATTGAGAGCACAACAAAAGGAGACTTTGACGAAGCTAAGAAATACTGTGATGAGACTACAGGCCAGATGATTGGCATGGCAGGCGGCATGATGACTCCTGAGCAAAAGGCAGAAGCCAAGAAAAAAGACGTAAAAGTGGAAATCATTTCATCTGACGTAAAAGAAGACAAAGCTGTAGTAAAGTACAAAGTTATTGCTGAAGGAGAAGATTCTGCTGAAAAAACAATGGACCTTAAAAAAGTTGATGGCGACTGGAAAGTTACCATGAACAAAGAAGGCAAAAAATAA
- the purT gene encoding formate-dependent phosphoribosylglycinamide formyltransferase: MQKKILLLGSGELGKEFVIAAQRIGQKVIAVDSYENAPAMQVAHGFEVINMLDGAALDAIVAKHKPDFIVPEIEAIRTERFYDYEKQGITVVPSAKAANFTMNRKAIRDLATKDLSLRTANYRYATSAEELQKAVAEVGIPCVVKPLMSSSGKGQSTIKTEADIEKAWKYAVEGSRGDVVEVIVEAFVNFNSEITLLTVTQNNGPTLFCPPIGHRQERGDYQESWQPANVTDAAMAEAQDMARKVTEALGGAGLFGVEFFLADEGVYFSELSPRPHDTGMVTLAGTQNFNEFELHLRAILSLSIAEVTLEKAGASAVILASGNSDNPTFSGIEKIAALPKTDFRLFGKPTSRPYRRMGVALVSDVIGTPVEEIVQKSKIAAALINVNK; the protein is encoded by the coding sequence ATGCAAAAGAAAATATTACTATTAGGCTCGGGGGAACTGGGCAAAGAATTTGTTATAGCCGCACAACGCATCGGCCAGAAGGTTATAGCGGTTGACAGCTATGAAAATGCACCCGCCATGCAGGTAGCCCACGGTTTTGAAGTCATTAATATGTTAGACGGAGCTGCCCTTGATGCGATAGTTGCCAAGCATAAGCCTGACTTTATTGTCCCCGAAATCGAAGCCATACGCACCGAACGCTTTTACGATTACGAAAAACAGGGCATTACGGTAGTACCATCGGCTAAAGCGGCCAACTTCACCATGAACCGCAAGGCCATCCGCGACCTGGCTACGAAAGACCTTAGCCTGCGTACAGCCAACTACCGATACGCCACATCAGCGGAAGAGTTGCAAAAAGCTGTTGCCGAAGTGGGCATCCCGTGTGTGGTGAAGCCGCTAATGTCATCTTCCGGCAAGGGACAAAGCACTATAAAAACGGAAGCCGACATTGAAAAAGCATGGAAGTATGCCGTGGAAGGCTCGCGCGGCGATGTGGTGGAAGTGATCGTGGAAGCTTTTGTGAATTTCAATTCGGAGATAACGCTGCTCACTGTGACCCAAAATAACGGCCCTACCCTCTTTTGCCCTCCTATAGGGCACAGGCAGGAACGCGGCGACTACCAGGAAAGCTGGCAGCCCGCCAATGTAACAGATGCCGCTATGGCCGAAGCACAGGATATGGCGCGAAAAGTAACCGAAGCATTGGGTGGTGCAGGGCTTTTCGGCGTGGAATTCTTCCTGGCCGATGAGGGTGTGTATTTCTCGGAACTTTCGCCCCGGCCACACGATACCGGTATGGTGACACTTGCAGGGACGCAGAATTTCAATGAGTTCGAACTGCACCTTCGTGCCATACTCAGCCTCTCTATTGCCGAAGTAACGCTTGAAAAAGCCGGTGCAAGCGCCGTGATACTGGCATCCGGAAATAGCGACAACCCTACCTTTTCAGGAATAGAAAAAATAGCGGCACTTCCTAAAACCGACTTCAGGCTGTTCGGAAAACCTACCTCCCGCCCTTACCGCCGGATGGGTGTGGCATTGGTAAGCGATGTTATCGGTACGCCTGTAGAAGAAATCGTACAAAAGTCGAAAATTGCGGCTGCATTAATAAATGTTAATAAATAA
- a CDS encoding Txe/YoeB family addiction module toxin, whose amino-acid sequence MSFSIEFTDTALEDYNFWKKTNNTRILNKIKSLLANMQETPFTGIGQPEALRYELSGYYSRRINQEHRIVYTVEESTIYVIQLRGHY is encoded by the coding sequence ATGAGCTTTAGCATCGAGTTTACCGATACGGCATTGGAAGATTATAATTTTTGGAAAAAAACCAATAATACAAGGATTCTAAACAAAATAAAATCGCTGCTGGCCAATATGCAGGAAACGCCTTTTACAGGCATCGGGCAGCCCGAAGCTTTGCGATATGAGCTTAGCGGATATTACAGCCGCAGGATCAATCAGGAACACCGAATAGTATATACGGTAGAAGAAAGTACTATTTATGTAATACAATTGAGAGGTCATTACTAA
- a CDS encoding type II toxin-antitoxin system Phd/YefM family antitoxin, which translates to MKTISITDLRKNLKETLDTVIDDNQEIIVHRPNNEDVVLISLSDYNSLNETLKLLSSEKNRSRLLLGKEQLKQGKTTKINLDEL; encoded by the coding sequence ATGAAAACAATAAGTATTACAGATCTCAGAAAGAATTTAAAAGAAACGCTTGATACTGTTATCGATGATAATCAGGAGATCATAGTGCATCGTCCAAATAATGAAGATGTAGTGCTTATTTCATTATCGGATTATAATTCGCTGAATGAGACACTAAAACTGCTTTCTTCCGAAAAAAACCGTTCACGCCTGCTGTTAGGTAAAGAACAATTAAAGCAGGGCAAAACAACAAAAATCAATTTGGATGAGCTTTAG
- a CDS encoding pyridoxal phosphate-dependent aminotransferase — translation MNPLSDRINNLSTSQTLAMAAKARELKAQGKDIISLSLGEPDFNTPDFIKEAAIQAIHDNYSTYSPVDGYMELKEAICRKFKRDNDLEYKPSQIVVSTGAKQSLYNIGQVMLNDGDEVILPAPYWVSYYEIIKLSGGVPVEVPTSVDTDFKITPEQLEAAITPKTKMMWFSSPCNPSGSVYSREELTAIGKVLDKYPNIYIVSDEIYEHINFSGTFCSIASIPGLFDRTITVNGVAKAFAMTGWRIGYIGAPEFIAKACTKMQGQVTSGANSIAQRATITAVDADPSVLKDMVAAFHSRRDLVVGLLKEIPGVKINVPEGAFYVFPDISSFFGKTLKGIKINNADDLSMYLLEHANVATVTGDAFGNPDCIRFSYATSEDLLTEALRRIKEALA, via the coding sequence ATGAACCCGCTTTCTGACAGAATCAATAACCTATCTACCTCACAAACCCTTGCCATGGCAGCCAAAGCCAGGGAGCTTAAAGCACAGGGAAAAGACATTATAAGCCTTAGCCTTGGCGAACCGGATTTCAACACGCCGGATTTTATCAAGGAAGCTGCCATACAGGCTATCCATGATAATTACAGCACCTACTCGCCTGTAGATGGCTACATGGAACTGAAAGAAGCCATTTGCAGGAAATTCAAAAGGGATAACGACCTTGAGTATAAGCCTTCGCAGATCGTGGTATCCACAGGGGCAAAGCAATCGCTGTACAACATCGGGCAGGTAATGCTGAACGATGGCGACGAGGTGATACTGCCTGCACCCTACTGGGTAAGCTACTATGAGATCATTAAGCTTTCGGGCGGTGTGCCGGTAGAAGTGCCTACATCTGTAGATACTGATTTCAAAATCACTCCGGAACAGCTGGAAGCAGCCATCACCCCAAAGACAAAAATGATGTGGTTCAGCTCGCCATGTAACCCGAGCGGATCGGTTTACAGCCGTGAGGAGCTCACTGCGATTGGCAAAGTGCTGGACAAATACCCAAATATCTATATCGTATCCGATGAGATCTATGAGCACATCAATTTCTCAGGTACTTTTTGCAGCATCGCATCGATACCGGGACTGTTCGACAGGACCATAACCGTGAATGGTGTAGCGAAAGCCTTTGCCATGACCGGATGGAGAATCGGGTACATCGGCGCACCGGAATTTATTGCCAAAGCCTGTACTAAAATGCAGGGCCAGGTAACCAGCGGCGCCAACAGCATTGCACAGCGTGCCACGATTACCGCTGTTGATGCCGACCCATCAGTACTTAAAGACATGGTAGCCGCTTTTCATAGCAGGAGGGATCTTGTTGTAGGCTTGCTGAAAGAGATACCCGGCGTAAAGATCAACGTGCCGGAAGGGGCATTTTATGTTTTCCCTGATATATCTTCTTTCTTTGGCAAAACATTGAAGGGTATAAAAATCAATAATGCTGACGACCTGAGCATGTACCTGCTGGAGCATGCCAATGTAGCAACAGTGACCGGTGATGCATTTGGAAACCCTGACTGCATCCGTTTTTCTTACGCCACCAGCGAAGACCTGCTCACAGAAGCATTACGAAGGATAAAAGAAGCGCTTGCTTAA
- a CDS encoding fatty acid desaturase family protein — protein sequence MNISPPVFSKNDSIKFFRTLNKRVNDYFKENNLKKTGNWKLHLKAVIMFSLFFAPYFVILTLDIPLWIHLLLTIVMGIGMAGIGMNVMHDGNHGSYSSKSWLNKLMGSSLYILAGNVNNWQIQHNVLHHTYTNIHGHDEDLDAGRVIRFTHSAEWSWFHKFQHYYSIFLYGLLTFNWAITTDIKQMRRYIKRGLSYGKFQSPIKQWTILVITKIIYVTVWLALPMLLGIPWWEVLAGFFVMHYVAGLILSIVFQLAHVVEETANPIPGENGEMENTWAIHQLYTTANFAPKNKIINWFTGGLNHQIEHHIFPNISHVHYGKIAEIVKQTAKEHNLPYHEFKTMRGAVAAHFRHLKELGMKPAIS from the coding sequence ATGAATATTTCCCCTCCCGTTTTTTCTAAAAACGACTCTATAAAATTTTTCAGGACGCTCAATAAACGCGTAAACGACTACTTTAAGGAAAACAACCTTAAGAAAACAGGCAACTGGAAGCTGCACCTCAAAGCGGTAATTATGTTCTCGCTTTTCTTTGCCCCGTATTTTGTAATCCTTACACTGGATATTCCCCTATGGATCCATCTACTGCTTACTATAGTAATGGGCATCGGGATGGCGGGCATCGGGATGAACGTAATGCACGATGGCAACCACGGCTCTTACTCGTCCAAATCATGGCTTAACAAATTGATGGGCAGCAGCCTTTACATCCTTGCGGGCAATGTAAACAACTGGCAGATACAGCACAATGTACTCCACCATACGTATACTAACATACACGGACACGACGAAGACCTCGATGCCGGCCGCGTAATCCGTTTTACGCACAGCGCAGAATGGAGCTGGTTCCACAAATTCCAGCATTATTATTCTATTTTCCTTTACGGATTGCTTACGTTCAACTGGGCTATCACTACCGATATTAAGCAAATGAGGCGTTATATAAAAAGAGGGCTTTCCTACGGTAAATTCCAAAGCCCGATAAAACAATGGACGATACTCGTGATCACAAAGATCATTTATGTTACCGTGTGGCTGGCACTCCCGATGCTGTTAGGCATTCCGTGGTGGGAAGTGCTGGCAGGCTTTTTTGTAATGCATTATGTTGCCGGGCTTATATTAAGCATCGTATTCCAGCTGGCGCACGTTGTTGAAGAAACCGCCAACCCTATACCCGGCGAGAACGGTGAAATGGAGAATACCTGGGCAATACACCAGCTATACACTACGGCAAATTTTGCCCCGAAAAACAAAATCATCAACTGGTTTACCGGAGGGCTGAACCACCAGATAGAGCATCATATCTTCCCGAACATTAGCCATGTACACTATGGTAAGATTGCCGAGATCGTAAAGCAGACCGCTAAAGAGCACAACCTGCCGTACCACGAATTCAAAACGATGAGGGGCGCTGTAGCTGCCCACTTCAGGCATCTTAAAGAACTGGGAATGAAACCTGCCATAAGCTAA
- the rsmG gene encoding 16S rRNA (guanine(527)-N(7))-methyltransferase RsmG, with protein sequence MEEIIRQFPDLSEIQVQQFEKLAALYEDWNAKINVISRKDIDSLYTKHVLHSLGIAKVMEFKPGADVLDVGTGGGFPGIPLAILFPEANFYLIDVIAKKIKVVQEVANALGLENVKAEQMRAENVKQDFDFIVSRAVTNMPDFVTWVKDKIKKKQQHELKNGILYLKGGDLSEELQDFPKATQYNLSDYFKDEFFETKKVVHLPLKYKA encoded by the coding sequence ATGGAGGAGATAATCAGGCAATTCCCGGATCTTAGCGAAATACAGGTACAGCAGTTTGAAAAATTAGCAGCATTATACGAAGACTGGAACGCAAAGATTAATGTTATTTCAAGGAAGGATATCGACTCCCTTTATACAAAGCATGTGCTGCATTCGCTCGGTATCGCAAAGGTTATGGAGTTTAAGCCCGGTGCCGATGTGCTCGATGTAGGCACGGGTGGCGGCTTCCCCGGGATCCCGCTTGCGATCTTATTTCCAGAGGCTAATTTTTACCTGATCGATGTTATTGCAAAAAAAATAAAGGTAGTGCAGGAAGTGGCAAATGCACTCGGACTTGAAAACGTGAAGGCCGAGCAGATGCGGGCCGAAAATGTAAAACAGGATTTCGATTTTATTGTAAGCCGCGCCGTGACCAATATGCCCGACTTCGTTACATGGGTAAAAGATAAGATAAAGAAAAAGCAGCAGCATGAACTGAAGAATGGCATACTCTATCTCAAGGGCGGCGACCTGTCCGAAGAGCTGCAGGATTTCCCTAAAGCTACCCAATACAACCTCTCCGATTACTTTAAAGATGAATTTTTTGAGACAAAAAAGGTAGTACACCTGCCGCTGAAATATAAAGCATAA